The Polynucleobacter sp. JS-Mosq-20-D10 region ATTTATCCAGCGGTTGATCCATTGGACTCAACCAGCCGTCAACTTGACCCACAAGTAGTTGGTCAAGAGCACTACGACGTAGCTCGTGAAGTTCAGATGACTTTGCAACGTTATAAAGAGTTGCGCGACATTATTGCTATTTTGGGCATGGATGAACTGTCACCAGAGGACAAATTAGCTGTGTCACGTGCACGTAAGATTCAACGTTTCTTGTCCCAGCCATTCCACGTTGCTGAAGTATTTACTGGTTCACCAGGTAAATACGTTCCATTGAAAGAAACCATCCGCGGTTTCAAAATGATCTGCAGCGGCGAATTGGATCACTTGCCAGAGCAAGCGTTCTACATGGTGGGTTCAATTGATGAAGCCATCGAGAAAGCTAAGAAGCTTTAATCGAACTCATCTAGGGAAATTATGTCAACCATACGCGTCGATGTAGTAAGTGCTGAGCAATCTATTTTCAGCGGAGAGGCCAAGTTCGTTGCGCTTCCTGGCGAGAATGGTGAGCTCGGTATTTTACGCGGCCACACTCCTTTGATTACACGCATTCGTCCAGGTTCAGTTCGTATTGAAAAAGCTGATGGAGATGAAGAGTTTGTATTCGTTGCAGGTGGCTATTTAGAAGTACAGCCGGATCATGTGACTGTATTGGCAGATACCGCCATTCGCGGACATGACCTTGATGAAGCCAAAGCTAACGAAGCCAAGAAACGCGCTGAAGAAGCTATGCAGAATCGTGGTACTGACTTTGATATGGCCTTAGCACAGTCAGAGTTTGCTATGGCAGCAGCACAACTGGCTGCTATTGCACGTTTCCGTCGTAAAAAGTAAGGGGCGAACATTTCCTTGTTATTAAATGATCGATTTCTAAAAGCCTGCTTGGGCG contains the following coding sequences:
- a CDS encoding F0F1 ATP synthase subunit epsilon, whose product is MSTIRVDVVSAEQSIFSGEAKFVALPGENGELGILRGHTPLITRIRPGSVRIEKADGDEEFVFVAGGYLEVQPDHVTVLADTAIRGHDLDEAKANEAKKRAEEAMQNRGTDFDMALAQSEFAMAAAQLAAIARFRRKK